Genomic segment of Planctomycetaceae bacterium:
CCTGATGACGTCCGCAGCAGCTGCGGTCATGGCTGGAAGCGGTGCGGTCCGTGCCGCGTCCACAGATGAACGCGAGTCGGTGTCCATTCCGAAAATCGATACGCATCAGCATCTTTGGGATCTGCAGAAGTTTCAGCCGCCGTGGCTCAGTTCCGCACCGCAGGTACTTTCGCGAAGCTATGTGACCAGTGACTACGTTGAGGCAACTCGCGGGCTGAACATCGTCAAAGCCATGTACATGGAAGTCGATGTCGCCGTTGCGGATCAGAACCGTGAAGCTC
This window contains:
- a CDS encoding amidohydrolase, which translates into the protein MQRRKFLMTSAAAAVMAGSGAVRAASTDERESVSIPKIDTHQHLWDLQKFQPPWLSSAPQVLSRSYVTSDYVEATRGLNIVKAMYMEVDVAVADQNREA